One Spinacia oleracea cultivar Varoflay chromosome 4, BTI_SOV_V1, whole genome shotgun sequence DNA segment encodes these proteins:
- the LOC130459640 gene encoding ubiquitin-like-specific protease 1: MKTMMLGLKEGEHVKVHCTKRTFNMEKDFEISVTVEDTDQLLSGAWLNISINQVFATALSELCFHDDCHPNSIGFMCPEMISATMLKSDADRILLYMTRSMSALSSKTFILCPYYEKSHWMLLVLCLSKREVYIFDSQQKKRNLMIKEPLNNAFRSYKRLGGQSKGTKLTWIPAQCAQQPGSLDCGYYVMRFMYDIIMNHGNSQDLTKDFSRTLPYSAEEINEVKDFWADYFMNNVEFLA, encoded by the exons atgaaaactatgatgttgggattaaaagaaggggagcacgttaaggtacattgcactaaaaggacattcaatatggaaaaggactttgaaattagtgtcaccgttgaagacaccgatcaacttctctcgggagcatggctcaatatatcaataaatcaagtttttgctac ggctttgagtgagttgtgttttcacgatgattgtcaccccaatagtattggattcatgtgcccggagatgatctcggccaccatgttaaagtccgatgcagatcgaattctattgtacatgacgaggtccatgagtgcacttagttctaagacattcatcttatgtccatactacgaaaa gagtcactggatgcttttagttctttgcttgtctaaacgtgaggtctacatatttgattctcaacagaagaagagaaatttgatgattaaggagccactaaacaa tgcttttcggagttacaagagactaggtggacaatctaagggaactaaattaacatggattccagcacag tgtgctcaacaaccgggatcactagattgtggctactacgtcatgcgttttatgtacgacataataatgaatcatggtaatagtcaagatcttactaag gatttttcaagaacattgccttattcagcggaggagattaatgaggtgaaagatttttgggcagattacttcatgaacaatgtcgaatttttagcttaa